The following coding sequences are from one Arthrobacter sp. 24S4-2 window:
- a CDS encoding catalase — protein MTANISTTQSGAPVTSDAHAQSVGADGAIILTDHYLIEKLAQFNRERVPERVVHAKGGGAFGTFKATSDISRYTKAAFLQPGAETEMLIRFSSVAGESGSPDTWRDPRGFAVKFYTSEGNYDLVGNNTPVFFIRDGIKFPDFIHSQKRLPGTHLRDADMQWDFWTLSPESAHQVTWLMGDRGLPASWREMQGYGSHTYQWINAAGERFWVKYNFKSNQGVKTISGDQAEELAGSDADFYIRDLQDNIAEGNFPSWELHVQVMRYEDAKTYRFNPFDLTKVWPHSDYPLIHVGTMELNKNPENYFAQIEQATFAPSNFVPGIAASPDKMLQARIFSYADAHRYRVGTNHAQIPVNQPKNQVNNYSQDGAGRYHFNAPSVPVYAPNSFNGPAAVEPASPAGGWENDGELTLSAHSLHAEDGDFVQAGTLYREVFDDAAKARLLDTITGAVGGVKNAGIKERAIQYWTNVDAELGAKLRANLGAGQTESDAEAANKL, from the coding sequence ATGACTGCGAACATCTCAACAACCCAGTCCGGCGCGCCCGTCACTTCCGACGCGCACGCACAGTCCGTCGGTGCCGACGGCGCCATCATCCTCACGGACCACTACCTGATCGAAAAGCTCGCCCAGTTCAACCGCGAGCGCGTGCCGGAGCGCGTAGTGCACGCCAAGGGCGGCGGCGCGTTCGGTACGTTCAAGGCCACCTCGGACATTTCCAGGTACACCAAGGCCGCGTTCCTGCAGCCGGGCGCTGAGACCGAGATGCTGATCCGCTTCTCCTCGGTCGCCGGCGAGAGCGGCTCCCCGGACACCTGGCGCGACCCCCGCGGTTTCGCCGTCAAGTTCTACACCTCCGAGGGCAACTACGACCTCGTGGGCAATAACACCCCCGTCTTCTTCATCCGCGACGGCATCAAGTTCCCGGACTTCATCCACTCGCAGAAGCGCCTCCCGGGCACACACCTGCGTGACGCGGACATGCAGTGGGACTTCTGGACCCTGTCCCCCGAGTCAGCACACCAGGTCACCTGGCTCATGGGCGACCGCGGCCTGCCGGCCTCCTGGCGTGAAATGCAGGGCTACGGCTCGCACACCTACCAGTGGATCAACGCCGCGGGCGAGCGCTTCTGGGTCAAGTACAACTTCAAGTCCAACCAGGGCGTCAAGACCATCTCCGGTGACCAGGCTGAAGAGCTGGCCGGCTCGGATGCGGATTTCTACATCCGCGACCTGCAGGACAACATCGCCGAGGGCAACTTCCCGTCCTGGGAACTGCACGTCCAGGTCATGCGATACGAAGACGCCAAGACCTACCGCTTCAACCCGTTCGACCTCACCAAGGTGTGGCCGCACTCGGACTACCCGCTGATCCACGTGGGCACCATGGAGCTGAACAAGAACCCGGAGAACTACTTCGCGCAGATCGAGCAGGCCACCTTTGCGCCGTCGAACTTCGTGCCGGGCATCGCCGCTTCGCCGGACAAGATGCTGCAGGCCCGCATCTTCTCCTACGCCGACGCACACCGCTACCGCGTGGGCACCAACCACGCGCAGATCCCGGTGAACCAGCCGAAGAACCAGGTCAACAACTACAGCCAGGACGGCGCCGGGCGTTACCACTTCAATGCCCCGTCCGTACCGGTTTACGCCCCGAACTCCTTCAACGGCCCCGCTGCAGTTGAGCCGGCTTCCCCGGCCGGCGGCTGGGAGAACGACGGCGAGCTCACGCTCTCCGCACACTCCCTGCACGCCGAGGACGGCGACTTCGTCCAGGCCGGCACGCTGTACCGCGAGGTGTTCGACGACGCCGCCAAGGCCCGCCTGCTGGACACCATCACCGGTGCGGTGGGCGGCGTGAAGAACGCTGGCATCAAGGAACGCGCCATCCAGTACTGGACCAACGTTGACGCCGAGCTCGGCGCCAAGCTGCGCGCCAACCTCGGCGCAGGCCAGACGGAATCCGACGCAGAGGCTGCCAACAAGCTCTGA
- a CDS encoding YajQ family cyclic di-GMP-binding protein, whose translation MAGESTFDVVSKVDKQEVANALNQAQKELAQRYDFKGVGAEVDFSGEKILMKANSEERVLAVLDVLQSKLIRRGISLKSLDTGEPYASGKEYRLEASIKEGIAQDLAKKINKLIRDEAPKSVKSQIQGDELRVTSKSRDDLQETMNLLKGFDEADLQFVNFRS comes from the coding sequence ATGGCAGGCGAATCCACATTCGACGTCGTCAGCAAGGTAGACAAGCAGGAGGTTGCCAATGCGCTGAACCAGGCGCAGAAGGAACTGGCCCAGCGGTATGACTTCAAGGGCGTGGGCGCCGAGGTCGATTTCAGCGGGGAGAAGATCCTGATGAAGGCGAACTCCGAGGAGCGGGTACTTGCCGTCCTGGACGTACTGCAGTCCAAGCTCATCCGCCGCGGCATCTCGCTGAAGTCCCTGGACACCGGCGAGCCCTACGCGTCCGGCAAGGAATACCGGCTGGAGGCCTCCATCAAGGAGGGCATCGCCCAGGACCTCGCCAAAAAGATCAACAAGCTGATCCGCGACGAGGCCCCGAAGTCAGTCAAGTCCCAGATCCAGGGCGACGAACTGCGCGTGACCTCCAAGTCCCGCGACGACCTCCAGGAGACCATGAACCTGCTTAAGGGTTTCGACGAGGCCGACCTGCAGTTCGTGAACTTCCGCAGCTAG
- a CDS encoding amino acid permease, whose translation MNLFRTKSIEQSIADADEPGRKLKRSLSTWDLMIMGVAVAVGAGIFSVGAKAAANFAGPAVTVSFAIAAVTCALAIMCYAEFATAIPVAGSAYVFTYATMGELLAWIIGWNLILELFTAGAVIAKYWGIYLSKVFALMGVDIPPAISLGSVDLYWGAFLVVAVFTVLLVLGTKLSARVGNIFTLIKIAVVLFVIVVGFSYVKFENYAPFVPASEPTSATGSADVLKQSFFGFLTGAVPAQYGTLGIFAGAALVFFAFIGFDVVATSAEEVKNPQKTLPRGIFGGLAIVTVLYILVSLALTGMVSYTQLAEAKNPTLTTAFEAVGNTDAAKVIAFGSLVGLTTVIMVLLMGLSRVVLAMSRDGLLPRSLSKTSTIRATPVRLQIICGAGVALVAGLTNVDLLEEMINIGTLSAFVMVSLGILVLRKKRPDLKPAFRVPFGKVLPVVSALLCLYLMTNLAVETWIFFAGWLVIGVGIYFAYGQRHSRLNEKFAAAKAAVNGAPHAVQDEDALTRS comes from the coding sequence ATGAACCTTTTCCGGACGAAATCCATCGAGCAGTCAATCGCTGACGCCGATGAACCCGGACGCAAACTGAAGCGTTCCCTGAGCACGTGGGACCTGATGATCATGGGCGTCGCCGTTGCCGTTGGCGCGGGTATCTTCTCCGTCGGTGCCAAGGCCGCGGCGAACTTCGCCGGCCCTGCCGTGACCGTTTCCTTTGCCATTGCGGCTGTCACCTGCGCCCTGGCCATCATGTGCTACGCCGAGTTTGCCACCGCCATCCCGGTGGCCGGTTCCGCCTACGTCTTCACGTACGCCACCATGGGCGAGCTGCTGGCCTGGATCATCGGCTGGAACCTCATCCTGGAGCTGTTCACGGCCGGCGCCGTGATCGCCAAATACTGGGGAATCTACCTCAGCAAGGTGTTCGCCCTGATGGGCGTGGACATTCCGCCCGCCATTTCGCTTGGCAGCGTGGACCTCTACTGGGGCGCCTTCCTGGTGGTGGCTGTATTCACCGTCCTGCTGGTGCTGGGGACAAAGCTGTCCGCCCGCGTCGGCAACATCTTCACGCTGATCAAGATCGCCGTGGTGCTGTTCGTCATTGTGGTCGGCTTCAGCTACGTGAAGTTCGAGAACTACGCCCCGTTCGTTCCGGCCTCCGAGCCCACTTCCGCCACCGGCTCGGCGGACGTGCTCAAGCAGTCGTTCTTCGGGTTCCTCACCGGTGCCGTTCCGGCCCAGTACGGCACGCTGGGCATCTTTGCCGGCGCGGCCCTGGTCTTCTTCGCCTTCATCGGGTTCGACGTCGTGGCCACCTCGGCCGAAGAGGTCAAGAACCCGCAGAAGACGCTTCCGCGCGGCATCTTCGGCGGCCTGGCTATCGTCACCGTCCTCTACATCCTGGTGTCCCTCGCCCTGACCGGCATGGTGTCCTACACGCAGCTGGCGGAGGCGAAGAACCCCACCCTCACCACCGCGTTCGAGGCCGTGGGCAACACCGACGCCGCCAAGGTCATCGCCTTCGGTTCGCTGGTTGGCCTGACCACGGTAATCATGGTGCTGCTGATGGGCCTGTCCCGCGTTGTCCTGGCCATGAGCCGCGACGGCCTGCTGCCGCGCTCGCTGTCCAAGACGAGCACCATCCGTGCGACGCCGGTCCGCCTCCAGATCATCTGTGGTGCCGGCGTTGCCCTCGTGGCTGGCCTCACCAACGTGGACCTGCTGGAGGAAATGATCAACATCGGCACGCTCTCCGCGTTCGTGATGGTCAGCCTGGGGATCCTGGTCCTGCGGAAGAAGCGCCCGGACCTGAAGCCGGCGTTCCGGGTGCCGTTCGGCAAGGTCCTCCCGGTGGTATCCGCACTCCTGTGCCTCTACCTGATGACAAACCTCGCCGTGGAGACGTGGATCTTCTTCGCCGGCTGGCTGGTCATCGGCGTGGGCATCTACTTCGCCTACGGCCAGCGGCACTCGCGGCTCAACGAGAAGTTTGCCGCCGCAAAGGCGGCAGTCAACGGCGCACCGCACGCCGTGCAGGACGAGGACGCGCTGACACGCAGCTGA
- a CDS encoding DUF2461 domain-containing protein: protein MDTFEGIPAAATGFYAGLEQNNNRQWWLEHKSGYEALVREPLTALLAQLEPRFGPAKIFRPNRDIRFSQDKSPYKTAQGAVASFQEGVGYYVQLSADGLLVGGGCHSSTPAQLTRLRNSVDAAGTGELLQQIIGNVTAAGFTVDGEQLKTVPRGFPRDHPRAELLKYKSLSAGRELGEPGWLSTPAAADEVARLWEQIRPLVEWVGRHAAP from the coding sequence ATGGACACATTCGAGGGCATTCCCGCCGCTGCGACCGGCTTCTACGCCGGACTCGAGCAGAACAACAACCGGCAGTGGTGGCTGGAGCACAAGTCCGGCTACGAGGCACTCGTCCGGGAACCGCTAACGGCCCTCCTGGCCCAGCTGGAGCCGAGGTTCGGTCCCGCGAAGATCTTCCGGCCGAACCGCGATATCCGCTTCTCCCAGGACAAGTCCCCGTACAAGACTGCCCAGGGAGCGGTCGCGTCGTTCCAGGAAGGCGTGGGCTACTACGTTCAGCTGAGCGCCGACGGTCTCCTGGTGGGCGGCGGCTGCCATTCGAGCACGCCCGCCCAGCTCACGCGCCTCCGGAACTCGGTGGACGCCGCCGGGACCGGCGAGTTGCTGCAGCAGATTATCGGCAACGTCACTGCGGCCGGCTTCACCGTGGACGGCGAACAGCTCAAGACTGTCCCGCGGGGCTTCCCGCGCGACCACCCCCGGGCCGAGCTCCTCAAATACAAGTCGTTGTCCGCGGGCCGGGAACTCGGCGAGCCCGGCTGGCTGTCGACTCCGGCCGCCGCTGACGAGGTTGCCCGGCTGTGGGAGCAGATTCGGCCGCTCGTCGAGTGGGTCGGGCGGCACGCGGCACCCTGA
- a CDS encoding DUF779 domain-containing protein, which produces MTEARLDAAVTLPGEDISRVALTAEAVELLRKLWIQHGPLMFHQSGGCCDGSSPMCYPAGEFITADADVLLGLFDLADGVAPQPLEFWMSREQFSYWSHTHLTVDVVQGRGSGFSVEAPEGKRFMIRSKLMDWPA; this is translated from the coding sequence ATGACGGAGGCGAGGCTTGATGCCGCAGTGACGCTGCCCGGGGAGGATATCTCCCGGGTGGCGCTCACCGCCGAGGCCGTGGAACTGCTCAGGAAACTCTGGATCCAGCACGGACCCCTGATGTTCCACCAGTCCGGCGGCTGCTGTGACGGCTCCTCGCCCATGTGCTATCCGGCCGGGGAGTTCATCACAGCCGATGCGGACGTCCTCCTTGGCCTGTTCGATCTCGCCGACGGCGTGGCACCGCAGCCCCTCGAGTTCTGGATGTCGCGGGAGCAGTTCAGCTACTGGAGCCATACCCACCTCACCGTGGACGTGGTCCAGGGCCGGGGGAGCGGCTTCTCGGTGGAGGCGCCGGAAGGCAAGCGGTTCATGATCCGGTCAAAGCTGATGGACTGGCCGGCCTAA
- the adhP gene encoding alcohol dehydrogenase AdhP has product MTTTMQAAVVTEFGKDLQIQTLPIPTPGRGEALVKVITTGVCHTDLHAAEGDWPVKPTPPFIPGHEGVGEVVALGEGVTDLAVGDLVGNAWLWSACGDCQYCRTGWETLCEAQKNAGYSVDGSFGEYMLVDTRFAARIPAGSDPVEVAPVLCAGVTVYKGLKMTEARPGQWVTISGIGGLGHIAVQYAVAMGLRVAAVDIADDKLALAKKHGAELTVNALHEDPVEVIQRETGGCHGVLVTAVHPSAFGQAIGMARRGGTIVFNGLPPGDFPAPIFEIVLKGLTVRGSIVGTRQDLEEALEFYAEGKIHPTVSTRELSEVNAVLDEMKHAKIDGRVVIKY; this is encoded by the coding sequence ATGACGACGACAATGCAAGCAGCTGTAGTAACCGAATTCGGCAAGGATCTTCAGATCCAGACCCTCCCCATTCCCACCCCGGGACGCGGTGAGGCGCTGGTCAAGGTCATCACCACCGGCGTCTGCCACACGGACCTCCACGCGGCCGAGGGTGACTGGCCGGTCAAGCCGACACCGCCGTTCATCCCCGGCCACGAAGGCGTGGGCGAAGTGGTGGCCCTGGGGGAAGGCGTCACTGATTTGGCTGTCGGAGACCTCGTGGGCAACGCCTGGCTCTGGTCCGCCTGCGGCGACTGCCAGTACTGCCGCACCGGCTGGGAAACCTTGTGCGAGGCGCAGAAGAATGCCGGCTACAGCGTTGACGGCTCGTTCGGCGAATACATGCTCGTGGACACGCGCTTTGCCGCCCGCATCCCGGCGGGTTCGGACCCCGTTGAGGTCGCACCCGTGCTTTGCGCCGGCGTCACTGTGTACAAGGGCTTGAAGATGACCGAGGCGAGGCCCGGACAGTGGGTCACTATTTCCGGCATCGGCGGACTCGGGCACATTGCCGTGCAGTACGCCGTGGCGATGGGCCTGCGGGTAGCCGCCGTGGACATCGCGGACGACAAGCTCGCCCTGGCCAAGAAGCACGGTGCGGAACTGACCGTCAACGCCCTGCACGAGGACCCGGTCGAAGTCATCCAGCGTGAAACCGGAGGTTGCCATGGAGTCCTGGTCACGGCAGTGCACCCGTCTGCATTCGGTCAGGCGATCGGCATGGCCCGCCGTGGCGGAACGATCGTTTTCAACGGGCTGCCGCCGGGCGACTTCCCTGCGCCGATTTTTGAGATCGTGCTCAAGGGCCTGACCGTCCGCGGTTCAATCGTGGGTACCCGGCAGGACCTTGAGGAAGCCCTCGAATTCTACGCGGAGGGCAAGATCCACCCCACCGTCTCCACCCGGGAGCTCTCCGAGGTCAACGCCGTTCTTGACGAGATGAAGCACGCCAAGATCGATGGCCGCGTCGTCATCAAATACTGA
- a CDS encoding potassium channel family protein — translation MTQQRYRDIAEWPLMGTALVFLAAYAWQVIGHIEGRQADLLEGIMWITWTIFAADYAANLWLADNRKHWFIRNLHELLIVALPFFRPLRLLRLVTLLSVLHRTVGETLRGRVITYVAGSAVLLVFVGALAVLDVEQNAPDAKILTFGDAAWWAITTITTVGYGDLFPVTPIGRLVATAMMMSGIAVLGVVTASIASWLVQRVEENTGAAVEAAELPVRAEVRELLVEVAALRQELAELRLERER, via the coding sequence ATGACGCAGCAACGCTACAGGGACATAGCCGAGTGGCCGCTCATGGGGACGGCACTCGTTTTCCTGGCAGCCTATGCCTGGCAGGTGATTGGCCACATCGAAGGACGCCAGGCGGACCTCCTGGAAGGCATCATGTGGATCACCTGGACAATCTTCGCTGCGGACTATGCGGCCAATCTGTGGCTCGCGGACAACAGGAAACACTGGTTCATCCGCAACCTGCACGAACTACTGATTGTGGCCCTGCCGTTCTTCCGGCCGCTGCGGCTGCTCCGGCTGGTCACCCTGCTGTCCGTGCTGCACCGAACCGTGGGTGAGACGCTCCGCGGCCGCGTCATCACCTATGTGGCCGGCTCCGCCGTCCTGCTGGTGTTTGTCGGGGCCCTGGCCGTCCTCGACGTCGAACAGAACGCTCCCGACGCCAAGATCCTGACCTTCGGCGACGCGGCGTGGTGGGCCATCACCACCATCACCACCGTGGGCTACGGTGACCTCTTTCCCGTCACGCCGATAGGCCGCCTGGTTGCCACAGCCATGATGATGAGCGGCATCGCCGTGCTGGGTGTCGTCACGGCGTCCATTGCCTCGTGGCTGGTGCAGAGGGTGGAAGAGAATACCGGGGCGGCCGTGGAAGCTGCTGAACTACCCGTCCGCGCGGAGGTCCGCGAACTGTTGGTGGAGGTGGCTGCACTGCGGCAGGAATTGGCGGAACTGCGCCTCGAACGCGAACGCTAG
- a CDS encoding Fur family transcriptional regulator, producing MTVHVAGQDAWAAALRAHGRRVTKQRLAVLTAVEHHPHSPAESILAAAREELPELTAQSVYVVLGDLTDLHMLRRFEPPHSPALYETRVGDNHHHAICISCGRVEDVDCAVGHAPCLTPHWSPDAKPMAIQIADVMYQGICQDCQRTQKLPSERPSQVIEK from the coding sequence ATGACAGTTCACGTGGCGGGCCAGGATGCATGGGCTGCCGCCCTGCGCGCCCACGGCCGCCGGGTGACCAAACAGCGGCTGGCCGTGCTGACCGCCGTCGAACACCACCCGCACTCGCCGGCTGAAAGCATTCTTGCCGCCGCGCGTGAGGAACTCCCCGAACTGACCGCACAGTCCGTCTACGTGGTCCTGGGCGATCTCACCGATCTGCACATGCTGCGACGCTTCGAACCGCCCCACTCCCCCGCGCTGTACGAAACTCGGGTGGGGGACAACCACCACCACGCCATCTGCATCAGCTGCGGCCGCGTGGAGGATGTCGACTGCGCCGTCGGCCACGCGCCCTGCCTCACCCCGCACTGGAGTCCGGACGCCAAGCCGATGGCCATCCAGATTGCCGACGTGATGTACCAGGGCATTTGCCAGGACTGCCAGCGCACCCAAAAACTTCCTTCTGAACGTCCCTCACAAGTAATCGAGAAATAG
- a CDS encoding LysM domain-containing protein, translating into MDQNELNHEDKYPVPTTTKKLRGKTAKLRTILAAGAVATAIAVTAVAYSASAQTSQVSEAHAVAAPETDKPADPPATASATAGAGTPEAAVAAAPEPAPQPPAAAAEAPPAAEAAPAPAPAAAPAPDASNTYTVVAGDTVGAIAARFGVDMNAMLAANGLGVYSPIVPGQVLKLTGPAIAAPAAAPAAAAPAPDPAPAPAPAPAPAPAVRTIYVAGSGGQSMVDACIGPIHFTPTDAYALFITEHDFCGGWARFSGIGVGETVSIPGYGTYTVSGRGQVPNPGTTNNVSAVFGGFPRVILQTCIPGTNQMLVIGLN; encoded by the coding sequence ATGGATCAAAATGAGCTTAACCACGAGGACAAATATCCTGTCCCAACAACCACAAAAAAACTCCGGGGAAAGACCGCCAAGCTGAGGACCATACTGGCCGCGGGAGCCGTTGCTACGGCAATTGCCGTGACCGCCGTGGCTTACTCGGCCTCCGCCCAGACATCCCAGGTCAGCGAGGCCCATGCCGTAGCGGCACCTGAAACCGACAAACCCGCAGACCCGCCGGCGACGGCGTCCGCAACGGCCGGGGCCGGTACACCGGAGGCCGCCGTCGCCGCCGCCCCGGAACCAGCCCCCCAGCCGCCGGCCGCGGCCGCGGAAGCTCCACCGGCAGCCGAGGCGGCTCCAGCGCCCGCGCCGGCTGCAGCACCGGCACCTGACGCGTCCAACACCTACACGGTGGTTGCCGGGGACACTGTGGGGGCCATCGCGGCCCGCTTCGGTGTCGACATGAATGCCATGCTGGCAGCCAACGGGCTTGGCGTGTACTCGCCTATCGTGCCAGGGCAGGTCCTGAAGCTGACGGGACCGGCCATTGCCGCACCCGCTGCTGCGCCAGCAGCCGCAGCACCGGCACCCGATCCGGCCCCAGCCCCAGCCCCTGCCCCTGCTCCTGCTCCTGCGGTCCGGACCATCTATGTCGCGGGCTCCGGCGGCCAGTCAATGGTGGACGCCTGCATCGGCCCCATCCATTTCACACCGACTGACGCCTACGCCCTCTTCATCACGGAGCACGACTTCTGCGGTGGGTGGGCACGGTTCTCGGGGATCGGCGTCGGCGAAACGGTCAGCATTCCCGGGTACGGCACCTATACCGTCAGCGGGCGGGGACAGGTGCCAAACCCCGGCACTACCAACAATGTCTCAGCCGTTTTCGGGGGCTTTCCGCGGGTTATCCTGCAGACCTGCATCCCGGGTACCAACCAGATGCTGGTGATAGGCCTCAACTGA
- a CDS encoding TetR/AcrR family transcriptional regulator, which produces MARAVKPERKMELLSAIQDYLMDKTLAELTFRSLAEGLGISSYVLVYHFGNREQLVNEIIRSIESRLDSMRTTDVRDIDREAWRAYLMESWQWTMAQRNRHLARLEFEATAQDVVAPTPRGTAQEHFRLLHEKARDWLVVQGIRPEFADTDARLFTSTFYGLQFDFVVMNQPEEATRAFELMVAVFFSNLEHRLATDGQHV; this is translated from the coding sequence ATGGCCAGAGCAGTTAAACCGGAGCGCAAGATGGAGCTCTTGTCCGCCATCCAGGACTACCTGATGGACAAGACCCTGGCGGAGCTTACCTTCCGAAGCCTGGCCGAGGGCCTGGGCATCAGCAGCTACGTTCTGGTCTATCACTTCGGCAACCGTGAACAGCTCGTCAATGAGATCATCCGCTCCATCGAATCCCGGCTGGACAGCATGCGCACCACGGACGTGCGCGACATCGACCGGGAAGCCTGGCGGGCCTACCTGATGGAATCCTGGCAGTGGACCATGGCCCAGCGGAACCGGCACCTTGCCAGGCTGGAGTTCGAGGCCACGGCGCAGGACGTGGTGGCGCCAACGCCCCGCGGAACTGCCCAGGAGCACTTCCGGCTACTCCACGAAAAGGCGCGGGACTGGCTGGTGGTGCAGGGCATCCGTCCGGAGTTCGCCGACACCGACGCACGGCTTTTCACGTCCACGTTCTACGGCCTCCAGTTCGATTTTGTGGTCATGAACCAGCCGGAGGAAGCCACCAGGGCCTTCGAGCTGATGGTGGCCGTATTCTTCTCCAACCTTGAGCACCGCCTGGCCACCGACGGCCAGCACGTCTGA
- the htpX gene encoding zinc metalloprotease HtpX, with the protein MHNHHNGLKTAALFGVLWAVLLGLGAVIGTSMRSAAPIWIMALVGVGTTVYGYWNSDKIALRSMQAYPVTEDQAPQLYQTVRELSARANQPMPRIYVSPTPAPNAFATGRNPQNAAVCCTEGILRLLSVRELRGVLGHELMHVYNRDILTSSVAAAVAGVITSVGQMLLFFGGGDRRNSNPLAMIAMALLAPLAATVIQSAISRTREYDADEDGSALTGDPLALASALRKIHQGVQMVPLPPDQKLVNASHLMIANPFRGGGLSKMFSTHPPMQDRIARLELMAGRPLS; encoded by the coding sequence GTGCATAATCACCACAACGGACTGAAGACCGCGGCGCTGTTCGGGGTGCTTTGGGCGGTCCTTCTCGGACTGGGCGCCGTGATCGGCACCAGCATGCGCAGTGCCGCTCCCATCTGGATCATGGCGCTGGTGGGCGTGGGCACCACCGTGTACGGGTACTGGAACAGCGACAAGATCGCCCTCCGGTCCATGCAGGCCTACCCCGTGACCGAGGACCAGGCTCCCCAGCTCTACCAGACCGTCCGGGAACTCTCCGCCCGGGCCAACCAGCCCATGCCCCGGATCTACGTTTCGCCCACACCCGCGCCGAACGCCTTTGCCACCGGCAGGAACCCCCAGAACGCTGCTGTCTGCTGCACGGAAGGCATCCTGCGGCTGCTTTCCGTCCGGGAACTGCGCGGCGTGCTGGGCCATGAGCTCATGCACGTCTACAACCGGGACATCCTCACCTCATCGGTGGCCGCGGCGGTGGCGGGCGTGATCACCTCGGTGGGGCAGATGCTGCTGTTCTTCGGCGGCGGCGACCGGCGCAATTCGAATCCGCTCGCGATGATCGCCATGGCCCTGCTTGCCCCGCTAGCGGCGACTGTGATCCAGTCGGCCATCTCCCGGACCAGGGAGTACGACGCCGACGAGGACGGTTCCGCACTTACCGGCGATCCGCTGGCGCTCGCCTCAGCCCTGCGCAAGATCCACCAGGGCGTGCAGATGGTGCCGCTCCCGCCGGACCAGAAGCTGGTGAACGCCTCGCACCTGATGATCGCCAACCCGTTCCGGGGCGGCGGACTGAGCAAGATGTTCTCCACGCACCCGCCGATGCAGGACCGCATCGCCCGGCTGGAACTCATGGCGGGCCGCCCGCTCAGCTGA
- a CDS encoding MFS transporter, producing the protein MGKLLADITPLRESTDFRRLWLGSAVSNLGSQLTLVAVSLEVYRLTQDSLYVGLLSIFALVPLVLGGLLGGSIADAHDRRRVALLATTVLWLTTAGLALQAWLEVRNVWLLYGLVAVQSGAQAINQPARSAIIPVLVRKELLPAANALSMITFGLGMTAGPLLAGVLVAWVGFGWTYTIDVVSFAFAFWALLSLPPMPPGKQSHRAGLRSVVEGFRFLGTRPNLRMTFVIDLVAMIFAQPRALMPAIGAVMVGGGEATVGVLLASTAVGAFLAGLFSGPLGGIRRQGRAVVWSVMGWGASIAGFGLVVVLAGRSGAGGVTWWLLPAALCCALAGISDSVSAVFRTTILQAAAPDHLRGRLQGVFVVVVAGGPRVGDMLAGGGTRLLSEGWVLLLGGLVCIAVAWAVARWQSGFLKYDARNPVP; encoded by the coding sequence GTGGGAAAACTTCTGGCCGACATCACTCCGCTGCGCGAGAGCACTGACTTCCGCCGGCTGTGGCTCGGGTCAGCCGTGTCCAACCTTGGCAGCCAGCTGACCCTCGTGGCGGTCAGCCTTGAGGTGTACCGGCTGACGCAGGACAGCCTCTACGTGGGGCTCCTCAGTATTTTCGCGCTGGTTCCCCTGGTGCTGGGAGGCCTGCTGGGCGGTTCCATCGCGGACGCCCACGACCGTCGCAGGGTGGCGCTCCTGGCCACCACCGTCCTGTGGCTGACCACCGCCGGACTGGCGCTGCAGGCCTGGCTGGAGGTGCGGAACGTGTGGCTGCTGTACGGGCTGGTGGCCGTGCAGAGCGGGGCGCAGGCCATCAACCAGCCTGCCCGGAGTGCCATCATCCCGGTGCTGGTCCGCAAGGAGCTGCTGCCCGCGGCCAACGCACTGAGCATGATCACCTTCGGACTGGGCATGACAGCCGGTCCGCTGCTGGCCGGCGTGCTGGTGGCCTGGGTGGGCTTCGGCTGGACCTACACCATCGACGTGGTGAGCTTCGCCTTTGCGTTCTGGGCCCTGCTCAGCCTTCCGCCGATGCCGCCGGGCAAGCAATCGCACCGCGCCGGGCTGCGCTCCGTGGTGGAGGGCTTCCGCTTCCTGGGCACCCGCCCCAACTTGCGCATGACGTTCGTGATCGACCTCGTGGCCATGATCTTTGCGCAGCCGCGGGCCCTGATGCCGGCCATCGGTGCCGTGATGGTGGGCGGCGGCGAAGCGACCGTGGGCGTGCTGCTGGCCTCGACGGCCGTGGGGGCGTTCCTGGCCGGGCTCTTCTCCGGACCGCTCGGCGGGATCCGCCGGCAGGGACGTGCCGTGGTGTGGTCCGTGATGGGCTGGGGCGCGTCCATCGCCGGGTTCGGGCTGGTGGTGGTCCTGGCCGGGCGCTCCGGTGCCGGCGGCGTGACATGGTGGCTGCTGCCCGCAGCGCTCTGCTGTGCCCTTGCGGGAATCTCCGATTCCGTGAGTGCCGTCTTCCGCACCACCATCCTGCAGGCCGCCGCCCCGGACCATCTTCGCGGGCGGCTGCAGGGGGTGTTTGTGGTGGTGGTTGCGGGCGGTCCGCGGGTCGGGGACATGCTGGCCGGCGGCGGTACTAGACTTTTGAGTGAAGGTTGGGTCTTGTTGCTGGGCGGCTTGGTGTGCATTGCCGTGGCCTGGGCGGTGGCACGCTGGCAGTCGGGCTTCCTGAAGTACGACGCGCGGAACCCCGTTCCGTAG